In Euphorbia lathyris chromosome 2, ddEupLath1.1, whole genome shotgun sequence, the sequence ttttagttaatcaatatatttcttaatttgtatgAAATGATTATATAATGGAATATAATGAAATGAAGGGGTATGATTTATGCGTTTTCCATGTTTGGGCATAATTAGTGAACTAAGTAATTATTTTGAACTTGTGTTACTATTGCGAGTCCTATCTTACACTGATCAAATCAAAGGGAGTGAAGTGGAGTAGAGTATTCTAGACAATTCCAGAATCTTACTTGGGTTACTATTGTGAGTCCTACTACACTGAATCAAATTAACTACTTATGAAGCAAGTAGAGACTTTCCAACTTATTTCCTTAATTATATAAACATTCTTCATCCTTGTCTATTCCTTCATCAATGCAATTCCATTCAACATATCATCTTCTTTGTCTTTCATATCTCCTGTTTTGGGAAGAGGAATGAACTTTTCATCCGGTGAGCCATCCAAAAATCTCTTCTCTTATATCTGTTCTTTGtttaatgttttttatttcCGTAGATATGACAACTCCAATACGATCAACAAAATCTGGAGTCGGGTTTCGATTTCATCCGACTGATGAAGAACTGATAGATCATTTTCTGATCCGAAAAATAAACGGTGatggtgatgatgatgatttgGGAATTCCTGAAATCAAAATCTGCGATTATGAACATTGGGAGCTTCCTGGTAACTTCTACATATCTTTTCCAATTTTTCTCTTGTTTCCTATACAATGTGGGATTAATGCAGAACATCAATCTTAGATCTTGTCAAGAAAGAAtcaaatgatgaagcttggtaTTTCTTTTCTCCTTGTGATTATAAGTACAAAGATAGCCTTCGGTTCAACCGGAGAACCAAGGCCGGATTCTGGAAACCCACCGGAAAAACTCGAAAAGTTATAAGGAAGGGTACCAAGAAAGTTATTGGTACTAAAAGGACTCTGGTTTTTTACAAGAAACAACACAGTAAACAGATTAGAACTAGTTTCGTTATGCACGAATACGACATCGTTGCCAAGTCCAAGGTACAAAAAACTTGCATTTCGTGAGCTTAATTTGAATATTGTGCTTGTTTTATGGTGATTTGATTATGGTTTTACTGGATATGAAATTAGGGGAAGTCGAAGTTCTGTCTGTATAAATTGAAAGTGAAATCGGAAGACAAT encodes:
- the LOC136220457 gene encoding NAC domain-containing protein 62-like encodes the protein MNFSSDMTTPIRSTKSGVGFRFHPTDEELIDHFLIRKINGDGDDDDLGIPEIKICDYEHWELPDLVKKESNDEAWYFFSPCDYKYKDSLRFNRRTKAGFWKPTGKTRKVIRKGTKKVIGTKRTLVFYKKQHSKQIRTSFVMHEYDIVAKSKGKSKFCLYKLKVKSEDNIESSDEIASPVNSSCEESDENEFGSEKGYLHGDMPELVSIETHDFEYQNDMLVSKGNLAAATPYSGLEINQSEPTFLEEQGPVTFFDEVKAWQLAGEEGSINTGILSPGPGSIDDCLAYDYNWYLCA